The following proteins are co-located in the Phocoena phocoena chromosome 1, mPhoPho1.1, whole genome shotgun sequence genome:
- the ENTREP3 gene encoding protein ENTREP3 isoform X1 yields MMPSPSDSSRSLTSRPSTRGLTHLRLHRPWLQALLTLGLAQVLLGILVVTFSMVASSVTTTESVKRSCPSWAGFSLAFSGVVGIVSWKRPFTLVISFFSLLSVLCVMLSMAGSVLSCKNAQLARDFQECILDGKVCVCCPPVPLLRPCPESGQELKVAPNSTCDEARGALKNLLFSVCGLTVCAAIICTLSAIVCCIQIFSLDLVNTLASEHSVSGPLGPLGCTSSPPAPLLHTMLDLEEFVPPVPPPPYYPPEYTCSSETDAQSITYNGSMDSPVPLYPTDCPPSYEAVMGLRGDSQATLFDPQLHDGSCICERVASIVDVSMDSGSLVLSAIGDLPGGSSPSEDSCLLELQGSVRSVDYVLFRSIQRSRAGYCLSLDCGLRGPFEDSPLPRRPPRAARSYSCSAPEAPPPLGAPTAARSCHRLEGWPPWVGPCFPELRRRVPRGGSRPAAAPPPRAPARRFSDSSGSLTPPGHRPPQPAPRPPLLLPRSHSDPGITTSSDTAEFRDLYTKVLEEEAASISSADTGLCSEACLFRLARCPSPKLLRARSAEKRHPVPTFQKVPLPSGPAPAHSLGDLKGSWPGRGLVTRFLQMSRKAPDPNGNGAHGHKQVPRSPWGRPGRESLHLRSCGDLSSGSSLRRLLSGRRLERGTRPHSLSLNGGSQETGL; encoded by the exons ATGATGCCCTCGCCTAGTGATTCCAGCCGCTCGCTGACTAGCCGGCCCAGCACCCGAGGCCTTACCCACCTCCGCCTCCACCGACCCTGGCTGCAGGCTCTGCTCACGCTGGGGCTGGCTCAGGTGCTCCTGGGCATCCTGGTGGTCACCTTCAGCATGGTGGCCTCATCTGTCACCACCACCGAGAGCGTCAAGAGATCCTGCCCGTCTTGGGCTGGATTCTCG CTGGCGTTTTCCGGGGTGGTTGGCATTGTGTCTTGGAAGCGGCCGTTCACTCTAGTG atttccttcttctccttgcTTTCGGTGCTCTGTGTCATGCTCAGCATGGCTGGCTCTGTTCTCTCCTGTAAAAACGCTCAGCTGGCCCGAGACTTCCAAGAATGCATCTTG GACGGAAAGGTCTGTGTGTGCTGCCCTCCTGTTCCTCTACTGCGGCCCTGTCCAGAGTCAGGGCAGGAACTGAAAGTTGCCCCTAACTCCACCTGTGATGAAGCCCGAGGGGCCCTCAAG AACTTGCTCTTTAGCGTCTGTGGGCTCACGGTTTGTGCCGCCATAATCTGTACTCTCTCTGCTATTGTTTGCTGCATCCAAATCTTCTCCCTGGACCTTGTGAACACG TTGGCCTCTGAGCACTCAGTCTCAGGCCCTCTGGGGCCTCTGGGCTGTACATCCtcgcccccagcccctctcctacACACCATGCTGGACTTGGAGGAATTTGTACCGCCTGTGCCCCCGCCGCCCTACTATCCCCCAGAGTACACCTGCAGCTcagaaacagatgcacagag CATCACCTACAATGGCTCCATGGACAGCCCGGTGCCCCTGTATCCTACTGATTGCCCCCCTTCTTATGAGGCCGTCATGGGGCTACGAGGAGACAGCCAG GCCACTCTGTTTGATCCTCAGCTTCATGATGGCTCCTGCATCTGTGAGCGAGTGGCCTCCATTGTAGATG TGTCCATGGACAGCGGGTCTCTGGTGCTGTCAGCCATCGGTGACCTCCCCGGGGGCTCCAGCCCGTCGGAGGACTCGTGCCTGCTGGAGCTGCAGGGCTCCGTGCGCTCCGTTGACTACGTGCTCTTCCGCTCTATTCAGCGCAGCCGCGCCGGCTACTGCCTCAGCCTGGACTGCGGCCTGCGGGGCCCCTTTGAGGACAGCCCCCTGCCCCGGCGGCCCCCGAGAGCTGCCCGCTCCTATTCCTGCTCTGCCCCCGAGGCCCCACCCCCGCTGGGTGCCCCCACAGCTGCCCGAAGCTGCCACCGGCTGGAGGGCTGGCCGCCTTGGGTGGGACCCTGCTTCCCCGAGCTGAGGCGGCGGGTCCCCCGGGGAGGCAGCCGGccagctgcagcccctcccccccgAGCCCCGGCTCGCCGCTTCAGCGATAGCTCAGGTTCCCTCACCCCACCGGGGCACCGGCCTCCTCAGCCGGCTCCCCGACCACCGCTGCTGCTGCCACGGTCCCACAGTGACCCGGGCATCACCACCTCCAGCGACACCG cTGAATTCAGGGACCTTTATACCAAAGTGCTTGAGGAAGAAGCTGCTTCCATTTCCTCTGCAGATACAG ggCTCTGCTCTGAAGCCTGCCTCTTCCGTCTAGCCCGTTGCCCTTCCCCCAAGTTGCTACGTGCCCGCTCAGCCGAAAAACGGCACCCTGTGCCCACCTTCCAGAAGGTCCCCCTGCCCTCAGGCCCTGCACCTGCCCACTCCCTGGGGGACCTGAAGGGCAGCTGGCCAGGCCGCGGCTTGGTCACTCGTTTCCTCCAGATGTCTAGGAAGGCCCCAGACCCCAATGGGAATGGAGCCCATGGACATAAGCAG GTGCCCCGGAGCCCATGGGGCCGGCCAGGCCGAGAGAGCCTCCACCTTCGCAGCTGCGGCGACCTCAGCTCCGGCTCCTCCCTGAGACGCCTCCTGTCTGGCCGCAGGCTGGAGCGCGGCACCCGCCCCCACAGCCTCAGCCTCAATGGGGGCAGCCAGGAGACTGGGCTCTGA
- the ENTREP3 gene encoding protein ENTREP3 isoform X3 yields MMPSPSDSSRSLTSRPSTRGLTHLRLHRPWLQALLTLGLAQVLLGILVVTFSMVASSVTTTESVKRSCPSWAGFSNLLFSVCGLTVCAAIICTLSAIVCCIQIFSLDLVNTLASEHSVSGPLGPLGCTSSPPAPLLHTMLDLEEFVPPVPPPPYYPPEYTCSSETDAQSITYNGSMDSPVPLYPTDCPPSYEAVMGLRGDSQATLFDPQLHDGSCICERVASIVDVSMDSGSLVLSAIGDLPGGSSPSEDSCLLELQGSVRSVDYVLFRSIQRSRAGYCLSLDCGLRGPFEDSPLPRRPPRAARSYSCSAPEAPPPLGAPTAARSCHRLEGWPPWVGPCFPELRRRVPRGGSRPAAAPPPRAPARRFSDSSGSLTPPGHRPPQPAPRPPLLLPRSHSDPGITTSSDTAEFRDLYTKVLEEEAASISSADTGLCSEACLFRLARCPSPKLLRARSAEKRHPVPTFQKVPLPSGPAPAHSLGDLKGSWPGRGLVTRFLQMSRKAPDPNGNGAHGHKQVPRSPWGRPGRESLHLRSCGDLSSGSSLRRLLSGRRLERGTRPHSLSLNGGSQETGL; encoded by the exons ATGATGCCCTCGCCTAGTGATTCCAGCCGCTCGCTGACTAGCCGGCCCAGCACCCGAGGCCTTACCCACCTCCGCCTCCACCGACCCTGGCTGCAGGCTCTGCTCACGCTGGGGCTGGCTCAGGTGCTCCTGGGCATCCTGGTGGTCACCTTCAGCATGGTGGCCTCATCTGTCACCACCACCGAGAGCGTCAAGAGATCCTGCCCGTCTTGGGCTGGATTCTCG AACTTGCTCTTTAGCGTCTGTGGGCTCACGGTTTGTGCCGCCATAATCTGTACTCTCTCTGCTATTGTTTGCTGCATCCAAATCTTCTCCCTGGACCTTGTGAACACG TTGGCCTCTGAGCACTCAGTCTCAGGCCCTCTGGGGCCTCTGGGCTGTACATCCtcgcccccagcccctctcctacACACCATGCTGGACTTGGAGGAATTTGTACCGCCTGTGCCCCCGCCGCCCTACTATCCCCCAGAGTACACCTGCAGCTcagaaacagatgcacagag CATCACCTACAATGGCTCCATGGACAGCCCGGTGCCCCTGTATCCTACTGATTGCCCCCCTTCTTATGAGGCCGTCATGGGGCTACGAGGAGACAGCCAG GCCACTCTGTTTGATCCTCAGCTTCATGATGGCTCCTGCATCTGTGAGCGAGTGGCCTCCATTGTAGATG TGTCCATGGACAGCGGGTCTCTGGTGCTGTCAGCCATCGGTGACCTCCCCGGGGGCTCCAGCCCGTCGGAGGACTCGTGCCTGCTGGAGCTGCAGGGCTCCGTGCGCTCCGTTGACTACGTGCTCTTCCGCTCTATTCAGCGCAGCCGCGCCGGCTACTGCCTCAGCCTGGACTGCGGCCTGCGGGGCCCCTTTGAGGACAGCCCCCTGCCCCGGCGGCCCCCGAGAGCTGCCCGCTCCTATTCCTGCTCTGCCCCCGAGGCCCCACCCCCGCTGGGTGCCCCCACAGCTGCCCGAAGCTGCCACCGGCTGGAGGGCTGGCCGCCTTGGGTGGGACCCTGCTTCCCCGAGCTGAGGCGGCGGGTCCCCCGGGGAGGCAGCCGGccagctgcagcccctcccccccgAGCCCCGGCTCGCCGCTTCAGCGATAGCTCAGGTTCCCTCACCCCACCGGGGCACCGGCCTCCTCAGCCGGCTCCCCGACCACCGCTGCTGCTGCCACGGTCCCACAGTGACCCGGGCATCACCACCTCCAGCGACACCG cTGAATTCAGGGACCTTTATACCAAAGTGCTTGAGGAAGAAGCTGCTTCCATTTCCTCTGCAGATACAG ggCTCTGCTCTGAAGCCTGCCTCTTCCGTCTAGCCCGTTGCCCTTCCCCCAAGTTGCTACGTGCCCGCTCAGCCGAAAAACGGCACCCTGTGCCCACCTTCCAGAAGGTCCCCCTGCCCTCAGGCCCTGCACCTGCCCACTCCCTGGGGGACCTGAAGGGCAGCTGGCCAGGCCGCGGCTTGGTCACTCGTTTCCTCCAGATGTCTAGGAAGGCCCCAGACCCCAATGGGAATGGAGCCCATGGACATAAGCAG GTGCCCCGGAGCCCATGGGGCCGGCCAGGCCGAGAGAGCCTCCACCTTCGCAGCTGCGGCGACCTCAGCTCCGGCTCCTCCCTGAGACGCCTCCTGTCTGGCCGCAGGCTGGAGCGCGGCACCCGCCCCCACAGCCTCAGCCTCAATGGGGGCAGCCAGGAGACTGGGCTCTGA
- the ENTREP3 gene encoding protein ENTREP3 isoform X2: protein MMPSPSDSSRSLTSRPSTRGLTHLRLHRPWLQALLTLGLAQVLLGILVVTFSMVASSVTTTESVKRSCPSWAGFSISFFSLLSVLCVMLSMAGSVLSCKNAQLARDFQECILDGKVCVCCPPVPLLRPCPESGQELKVAPNSTCDEARGALKNLLFSVCGLTVCAAIICTLSAIVCCIQIFSLDLVNTQLASEHSVSGPLGPLGCTSSPPAPLLHTMLDLEEFVPPVPPPPYYPPEYTCSSETDAQSITYNGSMDSPVPLYPTDCPPSYEAVMGLRGDSQATLFDPQLHDGSCICERVASIVDVSMDSGSLVLSAIGDLPGGSSPSEDSCLLELQGSVRSVDYVLFRSIQRSRAGYCLSLDCGLRGPFEDSPLPRRPPRAARSYSCSAPEAPPPLGAPTAARSCHRLEGWPPWVGPCFPELRRRVPRGGSRPAAAPPPRAPARRFSDSSGSLTPPGHRPPQPAPRPPLLLPRSHSDPGITTSSDTAEFRDLYTKVLEEEAASISSADTGLCSEACLFRLARCPSPKLLRARSAEKRHPVPTFQKVPLPSGPAPAHSLGDLKGSWPGRGLVTRFLQMSRKAPDPNGNGAHGHKQVPRSPWGRPGRESLHLRSCGDLSSGSSLRRLLSGRRLERGTRPHSLSLNGGSQETGL from the exons ATGATGCCCTCGCCTAGTGATTCCAGCCGCTCGCTGACTAGCCGGCCCAGCACCCGAGGCCTTACCCACCTCCGCCTCCACCGACCCTGGCTGCAGGCTCTGCTCACGCTGGGGCTGGCTCAGGTGCTCCTGGGCATCCTGGTGGTCACCTTCAGCATGGTGGCCTCATCTGTCACCACCACCGAGAGCGTCAAGAGATCCTGCCCGTCTTGGGCTGGATTCTCG atttccttcttctccttgcTTTCGGTGCTCTGTGTCATGCTCAGCATGGCTGGCTCTGTTCTCTCCTGTAAAAACGCTCAGCTGGCCCGAGACTTCCAAGAATGCATCTTG GACGGAAAGGTCTGTGTGTGCTGCCCTCCTGTTCCTCTACTGCGGCCCTGTCCAGAGTCAGGGCAGGAACTGAAAGTTGCCCCTAACTCCACCTGTGATGAAGCCCGAGGGGCCCTCAAG AACTTGCTCTTTAGCGTCTGTGGGCTCACGGTTTGTGCCGCCATAATCTGTACTCTCTCTGCTATTGTTTGCTGCATCCAAATCTTCTCCCTGGACCTTGTGAACACG CAGTTGGCCTCTGAGCACTCAGTCTCAGGCCCTCTGGGGCCTCTGGGCTGTACATCCtcgcccccagcccctctcctacACACCATGCTGGACTTGGAGGAATTTGTACCGCCTGTGCCCCCGCCGCCCTACTATCCCCCAGAGTACACCTGCAGCTcagaaacagatgcacagag CATCACCTACAATGGCTCCATGGACAGCCCGGTGCCCCTGTATCCTACTGATTGCCCCCCTTCTTATGAGGCCGTCATGGGGCTACGAGGAGACAGCCAG GCCACTCTGTTTGATCCTCAGCTTCATGATGGCTCCTGCATCTGTGAGCGAGTGGCCTCCATTGTAGATG TGTCCATGGACAGCGGGTCTCTGGTGCTGTCAGCCATCGGTGACCTCCCCGGGGGCTCCAGCCCGTCGGAGGACTCGTGCCTGCTGGAGCTGCAGGGCTCCGTGCGCTCCGTTGACTACGTGCTCTTCCGCTCTATTCAGCGCAGCCGCGCCGGCTACTGCCTCAGCCTGGACTGCGGCCTGCGGGGCCCCTTTGAGGACAGCCCCCTGCCCCGGCGGCCCCCGAGAGCTGCCCGCTCCTATTCCTGCTCTGCCCCCGAGGCCCCACCCCCGCTGGGTGCCCCCACAGCTGCCCGAAGCTGCCACCGGCTGGAGGGCTGGCCGCCTTGGGTGGGACCCTGCTTCCCCGAGCTGAGGCGGCGGGTCCCCCGGGGAGGCAGCCGGccagctgcagcccctcccccccgAGCCCCGGCTCGCCGCTTCAGCGATAGCTCAGGTTCCCTCACCCCACCGGGGCACCGGCCTCCTCAGCCGGCTCCCCGACCACCGCTGCTGCTGCCACGGTCCCACAGTGACCCGGGCATCACCACCTCCAGCGACACCG cTGAATTCAGGGACCTTTATACCAAAGTGCTTGAGGAAGAAGCTGCTTCCATTTCCTCTGCAGATACAG ggCTCTGCTCTGAAGCCTGCCTCTTCCGTCTAGCCCGTTGCCCTTCCCCCAAGTTGCTACGTGCCCGCTCAGCCGAAAAACGGCACCCTGTGCCCACCTTCCAGAAGGTCCCCCTGCCCTCAGGCCCTGCACCTGCCCACTCCCTGGGGGACCTGAAGGGCAGCTGGCCAGGCCGCGGCTTGGTCACTCGTTTCCTCCAGATGTCTAGGAAGGCCCCAGACCCCAATGGGAATGGAGCCCATGGACATAAGCAG GTGCCCCGGAGCCCATGGGGCCGGCCAGGCCGAGAGAGCCTCCACCTTCGCAGCTGCGGCGACCTCAGCTCCGGCTCCTCCCTGAGACGCCTCCTGTCTGGCCGCAGGCTGGAGCGCGGCACCCGCCCCCACAGCCTCAGCCTCAATGGGGGCAGCCAGGAGACTGGGCTCTGA